A single window of Halobacterium jilantaiense DNA harbors:
- the aceA gene encoding isocitrate lyase, with protein MTDEYPDYTRRDIDNPAAREFRELLDDQYVFAPGLYHALDARLAERAGHDAVYMSGYSTVLGQFGFPDLEMVSMTEMVENAKRIVDATSLPVVADCDTGYGGIHNVRRAVREYEKAGVAAIHIEDQTTPKRCGHIAGKQIVSREKARARFEAAVDAKQCEDTVIIARTDAYGSANGDWEEHLERGRIYADAGVDLVWPEMPDPSREDAVEYAETIHETHPDLDLAFNYSSSFAWSEQDDPLTFEELGDLGYKYVFITLFGLHSGAHAVYEDMVNIQENAEEAQFDLEDRYLGHETESHHDLSLVSRYQDIETQFDPEAKRRIEQSEGYSEDEADPITAEDGATTEASDDD; from the coding sequence ATGACTGACGAGTACCCCGACTACACGCGACGAGACATCGACAACCCCGCAGCCCGCGAGTTCCGCGAGCTGCTCGACGACCAGTACGTGTTCGCGCCCGGGCTCTACCACGCCCTCGACGCGCGGCTCGCCGAGCGCGCCGGCCACGACGCCGTCTACATGAGCGGGTACTCCACCGTCCTCGGGCAGTTCGGCTTCCCGGACCTGGAGATGGTGTCGATGACCGAGATGGTCGAGAACGCCAAGCGCATCGTCGACGCCACCAGCCTCCCCGTGGTCGCCGACTGCGACACGGGCTACGGCGGCATCCACAACGTCCGGCGCGCCGTCCGCGAGTACGAGAAGGCGGGCGTCGCCGCCATCCACATCGAGGACCAGACGACGCCGAAGCGCTGCGGCCACATCGCGGGCAAACAGATTGTCTCCCGGGAGAAGGCCAGGGCGCGCTTCGAGGCCGCCGTCGACGCCAAGCAGTGCGAGGACACGGTCATCATCGCGCGCACCGACGCCTACGGGTCCGCGAACGGCGACTGGGAGGAACACCTCGAACGCGGCCGCATCTACGCCGACGCGGGCGTCGACCTGGTGTGGCCGGAGATGCCCGACCCGTCCCGGGAGGACGCCGTCGAGTACGCCGAGACCATCCACGAGACCCACCCGGACCTCGATTTGGCGTTCAACTACTCGTCGTCGTTCGCGTGGAGCGAGCAGGACGACCCGCTGACGTTCGAGGAGCTCGGCGACCTCGGCTACAAGTACGTCTTCATCACCCTATTTGGCCTACACTCCGGAGCCCACGCCGTCTACGAGGACATGGTGAACATCCAGGAGAACGCCGAGGAAGCGCAGTTCGACCTCGAAGACCGCTACCTCGGCCACGAGACGGAGAGCCACCACGACCTCTCGCTTGTCAGCCGCTATCAGGACATCGAGACGCAGTTCGACCCGGAGGCGAAGCGCCGCATCGAGCAGTCGGAGGGGTACAGCGAGGACGAAGCCGACCCCATCACGGCCGAAGACGGCGCGACCACGGAAGCCAGCGATGACGACTGA
- the thsB gene encoding thermosome subunit beta, with translation MAQQQRMQGQPMIIMGDDAQRVKDRDAQEHNISAARAVADAVRSTLGPKGMDKMLVSSMGDVTVTNDGVTILQEMDIDNPTAEMIVEVAETQEDEAGDGTTTAVAIAGELLKNAQNLLERDIHPTAIIKGYNLAAEQAREEVDNVAVDVDPDDEDLIRSVAETSMTGKGAELDKELLSGIIYDAINQVSVDTDEGGIVVDAANINIETQTGRGVGESQLLRGAAISKDPVHDQMPSAVEDASILLLNEAIEVEEAEADTSVNIESPDQLQSFLDQEEKQLKQKVQQIVDTGADVVFCQKGIDDMAQHYLAKEGILAVRRTKKSDIEFLTNVLGASVVTDLDAASSDDVVSGSVTRDEEDELFYVEGASDDAHGVTILLRGSTDHVVDELERGVSDALDVSAQTLSDGRVLPGGGATEVEVADRLRDFADSVEGREQLAVEAFADSLELVPRVLAENAGLDSIDTLVDLRSAHESGEERTGLNVLSGDLEDTFEAGVVEPAHAKEQAVTSASEAANLVLKIDDIISAGDLSTDKGDDEGGAGGMGGMGGGMGGMM, from the coding sequence CATCATGGGCGACGACGCGCAGCGCGTGAAAGACCGCGACGCCCAGGAACACAACATCTCGGCCGCCCGTGCGGTCGCAGACGCGGTACGCTCCACGCTCGGCCCGAAGGGCATGGACAAGATGCTCGTCTCCTCGATGGGCGACGTCACCGTCACCAACGACGGCGTCACCATCCTCCAGGAGATGGACATCGACAACCCGACCGCGGAGATGATCGTGGAAGTCGCCGAGACCCAGGAAGACGAGGCCGGCGACGGCACCACGACCGCGGTCGCCATCGCGGGCGAACTCCTGAAGAACGCCCAGAACCTCCTCGAACGCGACATCCACCCGACGGCCATCATCAAGGGCTACAACCTCGCCGCCGAGCAGGCCCGCGAGGAAGTCGACAACGTCGCCGTCGACGTCGACCCCGACGACGAGGACCTCATCCGTAGCGTCGCCGAGACCTCGATGACCGGCAAGGGCGCGGAACTCGACAAGGAGCTGCTCTCCGGCATCATCTACGACGCCATCAATCAGGTCTCCGTCGACACCGACGAGGGCGGCATCGTCGTCGACGCGGCGAACATCAACATCGAGACCCAGACCGGTCGCGGCGTCGGCGAGAGCCAGCTGCTCCGCGGCGCGGCCATCAGCAAGGACCCCGTCCACGACCAGATGCCCAGCGCGGTCGAGGACGCCAGCATCCTCCTCCTGAACGAGGCCATCGAAGTCGAGGAGGCAGAGGCCGACACCTCCGTCAACATCGAGAGCCCCGACCAGCTCCAGTCCTTCCTCGACCAGGAGGAGAAGCAGCTCAAGCAGAAGGTCCAGCAGATCGTCGACACGGGCGCGGACGTCGTCTTCTGCCAGAAGGGCATCGACGACATGGCCCAGCACTACCTCGCGAAGGAGGGTATCCTCGCGGTCCGCCGCACCAAGAAGTCCGACATCGAGTTCCTCACGAACGTGCTTGGCGCGTCCGTCGTCACGGACCTCGACGCGGCGTCCAGCGACGACGTCGTCTCCGGCTCCGTCACTCGCGACGAGGAGGACGAGCTGTTCTACGTCGAGGGTGCCAGCGACGACGCCCACGGCGTCACCATCCTCCTGCGCGGCTCCACCGACCACGTCGTCGACGAGCTCGAACGCGGCGTCTCCGACGCGCTCGACGTGTCCGCGCAGACGCTCTCGGACGGCCGCGTCCTCCCCGGTGGCGGTGCCACCGAGGTCGAGGTCGCCGACCGACTCCGTGACTTCGCGGACTCCGTCGAGGGCCGCGAGCAGCTCGCCGTCGAGGCGTTCGCCGACTCCCTGGAGCTCGTGCCTCGCGTCCTCGCCGAGAACGCGGGCCTGGACTCCATCGACACGCTCGTCGACCTGCGCTCCGCCCACGAGAGCGGCGAGGAGCGCACCGGCCTGAACGTCCTTTCCGGCGACCTCGAGGACACCTTCGAGGCCGGCGTCGTCGAGCCCGCGCACGCCAAGGAGCAGGCGGTCACGTCTGCCTCCGAGGCCGCGAACCTCGTGCTCAAAATCGACGACATCATCTCCGCCGGCGACCTCTCCACCGACAAGGGTGACGACGAGGGCGGTGCCGGCGGCATGGGTGGCATGGGCGGCGGCATGGGCGGCATGATGTAA
- a CDS encoding tRNA (guanine(26)-N(2))-dimethyltransferase, translating into MLVEEGGVAVEVPEASGGGEGAADDVFFNETQELNRDLTVATLSAFREREPRAETYLDAMTASGIRGVRAAANGWDATLADLDPDAVELAGENLARNGLDGEVVERDANSVLHDDDRVFDVVDVDPFGSPIPFADAAFANARNLVCVTATDTAPLCGAHFESGVRKYSATPRNTEYHAEMGLRVLLGAMARTAARYDVGVTPILSHVSDHYVRTYLELHHRATDANEAIDELGHVYHCQQCLYREHEHGLVADPRDECPRCGGSQVLTAGPLWLGAAHDVDFAASVREHLTGEMGEASQAFHLLQTIEGELHEPTHYDQHRLYSQWGEPAVGMDEFLDLLRDAGLDASRTHFGGTTFKTDGGLGDIEAAVLG; encoded by the coding sequence ATGCTCGTCGAGGAAGGCGGCGTCGCGGTGGAGGTCCCGGAGGCGTCGGGCGGCGGCGAGGGTGCCGCCGACGACGTGTTCTTCAACGAGACGCAGGAACTCAATCGCGACCTGACCGTGGCGACGCTGTCGGCGTTCCGGGAGCGCGAGCCGCGGGCCGAGACGTACCTCGACGCGATGACCGCAAGCGGCATCCGCGGGGTGCGTGCCGCCGCGAACGGCTGGGACGCGACGCTCGCGGACCTCGACCCGGACGCCGTCGAGTTGGCCGGGGAGAACCTCGCGCGCAACGGCCTCGACGGCGAAGTGGTCGAGCGGGACGCCAACAGCGTCCTGCACGACGACGACCGCGTGTTCGACGTGGTGGACGTCGACCCCTTCGGCTCCCCGATTCCGTTCGCTGACGCGGCGTTCGCGAACGCCCGGAACCTCGTCTGCGTGACGGCGACGGACACCGCGCCGCTGTGCGGCGCGCACTTCGAGTCCGGCGTGCGGAAGTACTCCGCGACCCCCCGGAACACCGAGTACCACGCGGAGATGGGGCTGCGCGTCCTGCTGGGGGCGATGGCGCGGACCGCGGCGCGCTACGACGTGGGCGTCACACCGATTCTGAGCCACGTCAGCGACCACTACGTGCGGACGTACCTCGAACTCCACCACCGGGCGACGGACGCGAACGAGGCAATCGACGAACTCGGGCACGTCTACCACTGCCAGCAGTGCCTCTACCGCGAACACGAGCACGGCCTCGTCGCCGACCCGCGGGACGAGTGCCCGCGCTGTGGCGGCAGCCAGGTGCTCACGGCCGGCCCGCTCTGGCTCGGGGCCGCCCACGACGTCGACTTCGCGGCGAGCGTGCGCGAACACCTCACCGGCGAGATGGGCGAGGCCTCGCAGGCGTTCCACCTCCTGCAGACCATCGAGGGCGAGCTCCACGAGCCGACGCACTACGACCAGCACCGGCTGTACAGCCAGTGGGGCGAGCCCGCGGTGGGCATGGACGAGTTTCTCGACCTGCTCCGGGACGCCGGCCTCGACGCCTCCCGAACGCACTTCGGCGGCACGACGTTCAAGACCGACGGCGGGCTCGGGGACATCGAGGCCGCCGTCCTCGGGTGA
- the lrp gene encoding HTH-type transcriptional regulator Lrp produces MEKWTFVNFYTVESVAWCMTYENLDVKLVNELLGDGRASLRSLADDLDVSVTTVSNHLQTLEDEGVVDGYTPVVDYERLGFDVTAILQLKVDGDALPDITDRLRGHKQMVSVYEVTGDYDVVAVGKFQDTDDMNALIKELLSDADINESNTSVVLNAAAENEQFELDVDE; encoded by the coding sequence ATAGAGAAGTGGACGTTCGTAAACTTCTATACCGTGGAGTCGGTAGCGTGGTGTATGACCTACGAGAACCTCGACGTGAAACTGGTCAACGAACTACTCGGCGACGGTCGCGCGAGCCTCCGGAGTCTCGCGGACGACCTCGACGTCTCGGTCACCACCGTCTCGAACCACCTCCAGACCCTCGAAGACGAGGGCGTCGTCGACGGCTACACGCCCGTCGTCGACTACGAGCGACTCGGGTTCGACGTCACCGCAATCCTCCAGCTCAAAGTCGACGGTGACGCCCTCCCCGACATCACGGACCGGCTCCGCGGCCACAAACAGATGGTCTCCGTCTACGAGGTCACCGGCGACTACGACGTCGTCGCCGTCGGGAAGTTTCAGGACACCGACGACATGAACGCGCTCATCAAGGAACTGCTGTCCGACGCCGACATCAACGAGTCCAACACGAGCGTCGTCCTGAACGCCGCCGCCGAGAACGAGCAGTTCGAACTCGACGTCGACGAGTAG
- the aceB gene encoding malate synthase AceB, whose translation MTTDPTARHYDREFVRTFFTSPTAVDDDDSAKMLRSAAELRGVEAPDVWVPDNEDATAPSMRDQGVENVVEVVSEHGADFPGEIHPRVVWHREDPATRHAGFQQMHAMADPERGAVEHLDGFVIPEVGDVDDWKKADEFLTVVETDHGLDEGSLSMSVIVESGEAELAMGDLREEMGKPSNNLERLFLLVDGEVDYTKDMRAMTPTGELPEWPELRHNTSRGASAAGLIAVDGPFDDIRDVEGYRDRMTANRAKGMTGIWSLTPGQVVEANTEPLPPEAGYWLLDDGESETELREADGRWVYDGDDLGLDDTGDGYVLHADGREHDLGPDELRAELLARTSYVPSMADIVDSMAEFEAAKAAGRGAIAMTRGATLEIDGVPVDIETDRMWDEATYQAAKTPIDLFQDVYEHRPDQHDALADRYGREVVERATELGE comes from the coding sequence ATGACGACTGACCCGACCGCCCGCCACTACGACCGCGAGTTCGTGCGGACGTTCTTCACGTCCCCGACGGCCGTGGACGACGACGACTCCGCGAAGATGCTCCGGAGCGCAGCCGAGCTCCGGGGGGTGGAGGCCCCCGACGTGTGGGTGCCGGACAACGAGGACGCCACCGCGCCGTCGATGCGCGACCAGGGCGTCGAGAACGTCGTCGAGGTCGTGAGCGAGCACGGCGCGGACTTCCCGGGCGAGATTCACCCGCGAGTCGTCTGGCACCGCGAGGACCCGGCGACGCGGCACGCGGGGTTCCAGCAGATGCACGCGATGGCCGACCCCGAGCGAGGGGCTGTCGAACACCTCGACGGCTTCGTGATTCCCGAGGTCGGCGACGTCGACGACTGGAAGAAGGCCGACGAGTTCCTGACCGTCGTTGAGACCGACCACGGCCTCGACGAGGGCAGCCTCTCGATGTCCGTCATCGTCGAGAGCGGCGAGGCCGAACTCGCGATGGGCGACCTCCGCGAGGAGATGGGGAAGCCGTCGAACAACCTCGAACGGCTGTTCCTGCTGGTGGACGGCGAGGTCGACTACACGAAGGACATGCGGGCGATGACGCCGACCGGCGAACTCCCCGAGTGGCCGGAGTTGCGCCACAACACGTCCCGTGGCGCGAGCGCCGCCGGTCTGATTGCGGTCGACGGTCCCTTCGACGACATCCGGGACGTCGAGGGGTACCGCGACCGCATGACGGCGAACCGCGCGAAGGGGATGACGGGCATCTGGTCGCTGACCCCGGGCCAGGTGGTCGAAGCGAACACCGAACCCCTGCCGCCGGAGGCGGGCTACTGGCTGCTCGACGACGGCGAGTCCGAGACCGAACTCCGGGAGGCGGACGGCCGCTGGGTGTACGACGGCGACGACCTCGGCCTCGACGACACCGGGGACGGCTACGTCCTGCACGCCGACGGCCGCGAGCACGACCTCGGCCCCGACGAACTCCGGGCGGAACTGCTCGCGCGCACGTCGTACGTCCCGAGCATGGCCGACATCGTGGACTCGATGGCGGAGTTCGAGGCCGCGAAAGCGGCGGGGCGGGGCGCAATCGCGATGACGCGAGGGGCCACCCTCGAAATCGACGGGGTTCCAGTGGACATCGAGACCGACCGGATGTGGGACGAGGCGACGTATCAGGCCGCGAAGACGCCGATAGACCTGTTTCAAGACGTCTACGAGCATCGGCCCGACCAGCACGACGCGCTGGCCGACCGGTACGGCCGCGAGGTCGTCGAGCGCGCGACCGAACTCGGCGAGTAG
- a CDS encoding YihY/virulence factor BrkB family protein: MTRLRRAAVVARQTATGARDEQVTFLAAAIAYYAFVSIVPLVLLGVTVGQALGGDALVEEGLRLTDEFLSGTGQQAVRNAVTNTEGRASATVVSVALLAWSGLKLFRGLDVAFSQIYGVEGSEGLVDQLKDASVVLVTIPVAVVVAAGIGIAAPVLGLLPFANVTSVASLVVVLSVLFLPAYYVFPDVGMTLQNAVPGAVFGAVGWTALVEGFRVYAQTASLELYGVLGGALLFVTFLYFGGIIITVGAVFNAVLSGRTDDNEDDTDSGREPPDEAPDVAALGAEVAALREELDAKTVSRDDLEADLRQYVRARQRRGKARGWGPYLVLLYGTGMTVAAFAYLSGGWAILAMLVVWLSTLGLYTLMVLFGIGVNAVGLPGKVADRVRSWRS, encoded by the coding sequence GTGACACGACTCCGACGCGCCGCGGTCGTCGCTCGGCAGACAGCGACGGGAGCCCGCGACGAGCAAGTGACGTTCCTCGCGGCCGCCATCGCGTACTACGCGTTCGTGAGCATCGTGCCGCTGGTGTTGCTCGGAGTGACAGTCGGCCAGGCGCTCGGGGGCGACGCGCTCGTCGAGGAGGGGCTCCGGCTGACCGACGAGTTCCTCTCCGGCACCGGCCAGCAGGCGGTGCGCAACGCCGTCACCAACACCGAGGGCCGGGCGAGCGCGACCGTGGTGAGCGTCGCGCTGCTGGCGTGGTCCGGGCTGAAGCTGTTCCGCGGACTCGACGTGGCGTTCTCCCAGATTTACGGCGTCGAGGGGAGCGAAGGGCTCGTCGACCAGTTGAAAGACGCCAGCGTCGTGCTGGTGACGATTCCGGTCGCGGTCGTGGTCGCGGCCGGCATCGGCATCGCGGCTCCGGTGCTCGGGCTGCTGCCGTTCGCGAACGTCACGAGTGTCGCGTCGCTCGTCGTCGTGCTGTCCGTGCTCTTCCTGCCCGCGTACTACGTGTTCCCGGACGTCGGAATGACACTCCAGAACGCGGTGCCCGGAGCCGTCTTCGGAGCGGTCGGCTGGACGGCGCTCGTCGAGGGGTTCCGCGTCTACGCACAGACCGCGAGCCTCGAACTGTACGGTGTACTCGGTGGCGCGCTGTTGTTCGTTACGTTCCTCTACTTCGGCGGCATCATTATCACGGTCGGGGCGGTATTCAACGCCGTGCTGTCGGGACGAACTGACGACAACGAAGACGACACGGACAGCGGCCGCGAGCCCCCCGACGAGGCCCCGGACGTCGCCGCCCTCGGAGCCGAAGTCGCGGCGCTCCGCGAAGAATTAGACGCGAAGACAGTGAGTCGCGACGACCTCGAGGCGGACCTGCGGCAGTACGTGCGCGCCCGCCAGCGCCGCGGGAAAGCCCGCGGCTGGGGACCGTACCTCGTGTTGCTGTACGGCACCGGGATGACCGTCGCGGCGTTCGCCTACCTCTCCGGCGGCTGGGCGATACTCGCGATGCTCGTGGTGTGGCTGTCGACGCTCGGCCTCTACACCCTGATGGTGCTGTTCGGCATCGGCGTGAACGCGGTCGGGCTGCCGGGGAAAGTCGCGGACCGCGTGCGGTCGTGGCGGTCGTGA
- a CDS encoding phosphatase PAP2 family protein → MSARGVGVTELVAGSVPDALVAVLVVLTALGSTYVVTSAGPFAYLFGERLGLLDRRDGARLLAVTIGGLALVVLLKGAFAEPRPPESVMRIAEDGNGFPSGHATGATVFYSGLAALLAVGSRPRRYLVGAGLIVLVSFTRVALGVHYLVDVLAGMTAGTAFVGLALAATRRRVVYGFLLAVALAVAAVVVAGPTVDAVAALGGTSGALAGWLLVTERERVTEAVRPVASTGVVLAVGGAAAATLAVEAAAAAVFATHVAAGTVFVGLPAVQNFSR, encoded by the coding sequence GTGAGCGCGCGCGGCGTCGGCGTCACCGAACTCGTCGCGGGCAGCGTTCCGGACGCGCTGGTCGCGGTGCTGGTGGTCCTCACCGCGCTCGGGAGTACGTACGTCGTGACGAGCGCCGGGCCGTTCGCGTACCTCTTCGGGGAGCGACTGGGCCTGCTGGACCGCCGGGACGGCGCGCGTCTGCTCGCCGTCACCATCGGCGGGCTGGCGCTGGTCGTGTTGCTGAAGGGCGCGTTCGCGGAGCCGCGGCCGCCCGAGTCGGTGATGCGAATCGCCGAGGACGGCAACGGCTTCCCGAGCGGGCACGCCACCGGAGCGACGGTGTTCTACAGCGGGCTGGCGGCGCTGCTCGCGGTCGGCTCGCGACCGCGCCGGTATCTCGTCGGTGCGGGACTGATTGTGCTCGTGTCGTTCACGCGCGTGGCGCTCGGCGTCCACTACCTCGTCGACGTGCTCGCGGGGATGACCGCCGGAACGGCGTTCGTCGGGCTGGCGCTCGCCGCGACGCGGCGTCGCGTCGTCTACGGCTTCCTGCTCGCCGTCGCGCTCGCGGTGGCGGCCGTCGTCGTGGCCGGACCGACCGTGGACGCCGTGGCGGCGCTCGGCGGGACGAGCGGCGCGCTCGCGGGCTGGCTGCTCGTCACGGAGCGAGAACGAGTGACCGAGGCGGTGCGGCCCGTGGCGAGCACGGGCGTCGTGCTCGCGGTCGGCGGAGCCGCCGCGGCGACGCTCGCCGTGGAGGCCGCGGCGGCGGCGGTGTTCGCGACCCACGTCGCGGCCGGAACGGTGTTCGTGGGGCTGCCCGCCGTTCAGAACTTCTCGAGGTAG
- a CDS encoding glutamine synthetase family protein, producing MTNGHSETDGLTDREQAVLDEIEAEGIDFLRLQFTDILGTVKNVSIPAHQAEKAFTEGIYFDGSSIEGFVRIQESDMRLDPDPDTFAVLPWRSNGEGGSARLICDVVDREGNAFAGGPRQVLKNVLARAEEMGYSVSIGPEPEFFLFEKDEEGNATTDAHDNGGYFDLAPKDLASDIRREIIFTLEEMGFEIEASHHEVARGQHEINFKYDDALTTADNIATFRSVVRAVAEQNDVHATFMPKPIGEINGSGMHSHISLFDEDGENAFADDDDEFNLSETAYQFMGGVLEHAPAFTAVTNPTVNSYKRLVPGYEAPVYIAWSDVNRSALIRVPDAAGVSARFEIRSPDPSCNPYLALAAVIASGLDGIETGADPGDAVREDIYEFDDEKRAEYGIETLPGNLGEAITALEADSVLQEALGPHVSEKFAEAKRQEFSEYKASVSEWETDRYLEKF from the coding sequence ATGACGAACGGACATTCCGAAACCGACGGGCTGACAGACCGGGAGCAGGCGGTACTGGACGAGATCGAGGCGGAGGGCATCGACTTCCTGCGGCTGCAGTTCACGGACATCCTCGGCACGGTGAAGAACGTCTCCATCCCCGCCCACCAGGCGGAGAAGGCGTTCACGGAGGGCATCTACTTCGACGGCTCCTCCATCGAGGGCTTCGTGCGCATCCAGGAGTCGGACATGCGCCTCGACCCCGACCCCGACACGTTCGCGGTGCTCCCGTGGCGGTCGAACGGCGAGGGCGGGAGCGCCCGCCTCATCTGTGACGTCGTCGACCGCGAGGGCAACGCGTTCGCCGGCGGCCCCCGCCAGGTCCTGAAGAACGTCCTCGCGCGCGCCGAGGAGATGGGGTACTCGGTGAGCATCGGGCCCGAGCCCGAGTTCTTCCTCTTCGAGAAAGACGAGGAGGGCAACGCCACCACGGACGCCCACGACAACGGCGGCTACTTCGACCTCGCGCCGAAGGACCTCGCGTCGGACATCCGCCGCGAAATCATCTTCACCCTCGAGGAGATGGGCTTCGAAATCGAGGCCAGCCACCACGAGGTCGCCCGCGGTCAGCACGAGATCAACTTCAAGTACGACGACGCGCTCACCACCGCGGACAACATCGCGACGTTCCGCTCGGTCGTGCGCGCCGTCGCCGAGCAGAACGACGTGCACGCGACGTTCATGCCGAAGCCCATCGGCGAAATCAACGGCTCGGGCATGCACAGCCACATCTCGCTGTTCGACGAGGACGGCGAGAACGCGTTCGCCGACGACGACGACGAGTTCAACCTCTCCGAGACGGCCTACCAGTTCATGGGCGGCGTGCTCGAACACGCGCCAGCGTTCACCGCAGTGACGAACCCGACGGTGAACTCCTACAAGCGTCTGGTCCCCGGCTACGAGGCACCGGTCTACATCGCGTGGAGCGACGTGAACCGGTCGGCGCTCATCCGCGTCCCGGACGCCGCCGGCGTCTCCGCGCGCTTCGAGATTCGCTCGCCGGACCCGTCCTGTAACCCCTACCTCGCGCTCGCCGCGGTCATCGCGTCCGGGCTGGACGGCATCGAGACGGGTGCCGACCCCGGCGACGCAGTCCGCGAGGACATCTACGAGTTCGACGACGAGAAGCGCGCCGAGTACGGCATCGAGACGCTGCCCGGGAACCTCGGCGAGGCCATCACGGCGCTCGAGGCGGACTCGGTCCTCCAGGAAGCGCTCGGCCCGCACGTCTCCGAGAAGTTCGCGGAGGCCAAGCGCCAGGAGTTCTCGGAGTACAAGGCGTCCGTCTCCGAGTGGGAGACCGACCGCTACCTCGAGAAGTTCTGA